The sequence below is a genomic window from Candidatus Hydrogenedentota bacterium.
CGCAAGCGCGCCCATGGCATCGAGAACCCGGCGCTGCACCGTTTGCGCCTCGCCCAACAGGCGATCCAGGCAGCGCTGGACGAAGGCGTCCACGACCCGCTGAATTTCCGCGGCCAGCGGCGCGTAGGACGCGCGTTTGGCCGTGGCGATGTTCTCTTTGATCGCAAGCCACTGGCCCAGCGGTTTCAACACCTGCTCCTCGATGGCCTTGTCGTCGAACAGTTCGGCCACCAGCCTTTCGTATCCCGTGTAGACCAAACCTTCCCGCGAGCCGCCCGCCGCCATGACCTGGAACCACTCCTGGATGTTTTGCGACTGCGCCCGCAAGTCTTCCAGGCGCTCCGTCAACCGTTCGCGCGTCCGGGTCAATTCGTCGAGCCGGGGATTGTCCATGACCATTTCCAACTTGATTTGAAGCGGCCGGGCATAGGCCCATGCGCGCGACGCAAGCACCCGGCAAACCGATTCCAGGATGGCGCCCTCCCGGTTCTCCTTGTAAAGGTAGTCAATCAGGCGGTTCTTGAGCGCGGCGATGTTGCTCTGAATCATGAGATAACTGGCCACGCCCTTCGTGGGCTCCTCGCATTGCAGCAGATCGCGCTGGATCGCCCACGGAATCTTGATCTTGTTGTTGTATTCGATATCCGACAGCTGCAGATGGTAATTGGACAACTGGGCCGACACCAGCGCGTACAGCGCCGACACGAAGAAAATTTCCGGATTGTCCACGATGCCTTCGAGACTGCGCAGTAGATCCTTGGCGGGACCCCGGCGGCCGAGCGGATCGATCTCGTCCTTGTTGAGTTGATCGGACTTGTTGATGACAAAAAAGATCTTACGGTGGCGATACTTGACGATTTGTTCAATGAATTCCCGGTTTTGTTCGTTGCCGGCGTTCTGGCTTTCAATCATGCACACCACCAAGTGGCTGTTCGGGATGATTTCGTGCGCGATTTTCTCGTTGGTTTCGGCGATGCTGTGCACGCCGGGCGAGTCCACCAGTGCGATGTCCTCCTCGAGCAAATCCGTCGGCAGATGCACATGAATTTCGTCGAATTTGTTCCGAAGCGACTTCAACAGCGGGAAATCCTCGTCGGCGCTGACCGTGACCAGCGGGCGCAGGCTTTTCAGCAGGTCCTTGGCCGCGCTCGACGCGTACACGATGATTAGATCGTCCCCCGATTCGGCGCGTTCAACGGATGCGCCCATGTTGCACGCTTCGATCAGGCCGCCCAATGCGCGAAATTCGTCCTCGGTCGCCGGCACGGACAGGCTCAACACCGTCTTCATGGTGTCCGACTTGACTACATGCGTGATTTTCGTCGTGCATTCCTCGAGCACCGTCGGAAGGTACTCGTCGCCCAGGATCGCGTTGATCAGGGCGCTCTTGCCCACATTGAACGCGCCCAGAAACACCACGCGGTATTTGTTGTCGCGCAATTCCCGCCATTTTCGATCCAACAGCGCCTGCTCCTCGCCGATATCACCTTCGAAGTCGCAATCGCCCAAAAAAGTCTGCAATTCCCCGATGGCGCGAAAGGCCCATACGCGGTTTTCGGCATGTTGCGTGGTAATCATAAACGTCTCCTTACCGACCTGCGGTCCGTTGCGGCGCACACGCTTTCATTATTTGGCGCGGTGCTCCAACGATTCTACTCGCCATTCGGCGCCGCTTCAAACGCTCATCCCGATTCAGACTGCCTACTCCGCGGATTCGGTTTCAAAACGGCGCAAACCCTCACAGGATTTTGTTCAGGACCGGCGCCTGGCGAAGGAGATTGGCGCAGGCAAATGTCGCAACAAGAACCAAGGGGCAAACAAACAGGACGACCGCCAGCGGCGGCAAAGGAAGATCCTTGGCAAGAAACGTGGCTGTAACAACGAAAAAAGGATGGATGATATAGACGGCGTAGGAACTCTTGGAAAGACGTCCGGCAAGGGTGTTGGCGCGGCCCAGCCTTTCGCGAAAGAAACACACGAGTTTCATCGAGACGCCCACGCAAATAAACGGTTCCCATGCGGCATAGGCGAACGCCTGCCAGGACAGCCCGCCCCGGAAGGCGTCGCCGTTGTCCTTCAGCGCGCCGCCAAGCACCACGATTACGGGCAACAGGACCATGGCGGCCAGCGCCAAAGCGAACCATGCGTTTGCCTGGCGTGCGCCCAGATGGTCAAGCCATCCGGATCCGTGGGCGACGATCCCGAAAGCGAACATGCAGATATACAAGGGAAAATAGCCGAGTTGCAGGCCGATCACTTCGGTGCCCAAGGGAACCATCAGGCGCACAAGGAAAGTGATCACGCCGATGGACAGTACAAAGACAAACACGGAAAAATTGCCGGGCAGCGGACGTCGTGCGGGATCGCTTTTTCGGCATCCGGCGCAGGCCAGATACCCCGCCGTGAAGAGGATGAGCGCGAAAACGAACCACATCGGCCCAAACCCGAAATGGCGCCAGCCCTCCTTGAGCATGAATGCGGCATAACCGGCCTCGGCTTCTCCCCGAAAGAAACGCGCGAGATGGATTACCGAGGGATTGAGCAGGAAGAAAAACACGGCCAATGGGACAAGCAGCCGGATCGCGCGGCCTTTCACGAAAGCCGGCACGCCTTTTTTCAACAGCGACATGCGCGTGAAATACGCCGACACGAAAAACAGCAGGCTCATGAAATACGCCTGGTTTACCGCCACGAAAAGCGTCATGACCACAAGCGAAACGATGTCGCCCGGCGCGGCCGCCACGTAATACCAGCCGCCCGGCGCGCCAAAGGCGATCGCCTGATGATGGCACACGACCAGCGCCGTCAGGAATACGCGCAGATGATCGAGGTAATCCTCGCGGCCGGATCGCGTTTCCGGCGCCGGTGCAGTCTGCATGTCTGAATCCGCGTATATTTTCTTGTGAAGAAAGCGTTGAAGGTTTTCGGTTTATCGCATGAACAACATGAACATTATGGACGATAGGGCTCCGGCTTCGGCGCAAAGTCCACCGGGTCCACTCCGTCCACGACGAAAAACCGGTCTGGCGCGAGTGTACGCATTACGCGCCGCGACGGCAAACCAGAATCCGGTGTTGCCGGAGGCGTTCGGCGTCGGTGCGCGCAACGGGGATGGGGCGGCCGTCGGGGGCGATGCCGGCACAGTACATGGCGGTGGCGACAGTGCCGGGCGTCGGGATGAAGCACTGCACCTGGCGGGGTTTCCAGCCCTTCGATTCGAGCCACCGGGCAAGTGCGCGCATGTCCTCGTCGGTGCATCCGGGAAAGGCGCTCATCAGATATGGAACGATGTACTGCTCCTTGCCCGACTCGCGCGAAAGGTTCTGGAAAATCTCCATGAACCGCTCAAAACGGTCAAAGGGCGGCTTGCGCATGAGGCGCAACACGTTTTCGCGGCAATGTTCGGGCGCGAGTTTCAACTGGCCGCCCGTGTGGCGCGCCGTTAGCGCTTGCAGGTAGTCCGGGTCGCGCAGGGCGAGGTCGTGCCGGATGCCGCTGGCCACGCGGACGTGCCGCACGCCGGGAATGCGCGCCAGCGTGTCGAGCAGATGCGCGGCGGCGTGTTGATCGCACGCGAAATGCGGGCAAATAGCCGGGGTCAGGCAACTGGCGCGCCGGCAGGGATGCCCTTCGCGCAAACAACGCGCCCCCCACATGTTCGCGGAAGGTCCGCCGACATCCGTCACGCTGCCGCGCCAGTCCGGATGGCGCGTCATGCGCCCGGCTTCGGCGGCGATGGATTCCGCGCCGCGCGACTGGATGCGGCGGCCTTGGTGGAGCGCCAGCGAGCAGAACGTGCAGCCGCCCGCACAGCCGCGATGCGCGGTGATGCTGAATTGGACCGTTTCAAGCGCCGGCACGGGTTCGGCATATCGGGGGTGGGCGCGGCGCGAGAATGGGAGGGCGTATAATGCATCCAGTTCGGCGGGCGCCAGCGGCGCGGCGGGCGGTGCGAACCAGACCCGGCGTCCGCCGGAAGATTGCGCCAGCCATGGACCGCCGTTGTGTGTCTGTCGCTCGAACGCCAGCGTGGCCGCCATCAACCGGCGCGGATCGGCGGCGATGTCCTCGTGCGAAGGCAGTGTTTCGGCGTCCGCAAAATCGCCGGGAGGCGGACACGGTTTCGATTCGGCCCAGGCGACGCCGCGTAACGTGGAGGGGGCGACAGGTCCGCCGGCTTCCATCGCGCGCGCAAGGTCGAGGAGGGCGCGTTCCGCCATGCCGCAGACGAGCCAGTCGGCCTTGCTGTCAAGCAGGATCGACCGCCGGAACGAATCCGACCAGAAATCGTAGTGCGTCGCGCGGCGCAGGGAGGCTTCGATGCCGCCGACAACCACCGGCAGGCCGGGAAAGGCCTGGCGCACAAGGCCCGCATAGACGATCGTGGCGCGATTGGGCCGTGCTCCGGAGCGTCCGCCCGGCGTATAGGCGTCGTCGCGCCGTTTTTTGCGGAACGCGGTATAGTGGGCGAGCATCGAGTCAAGCGCGCCCGCCGTGACCCCCGCGAAGAGCCGTGGACGCCCCAGCGCCGCGATGTCCCCGGTGTCCGTCCATCGCGGCTGGGCGACGATGCCCGTGCGATATCCGTGGGCGATGAGCCAGCGGGCCAGCAGCGCTGCGCCGAATGCGGGATGATCCACGAGGGCGTCGCCCGTGACAATTAGGATATCTATTTCCTTCCAGCCCAACCGGGCGCATTCCGCCCGCGAAAGTGGCGGCATGTCGGGCTGTTCGAGACCCATGGGCGTTACGGAATCACTTCCGTCTTGCCGACGCTTTCCTCCGTCCGGCCGTTGGGCGCCTTCATGCGCACGCGGATGATTTGCGGGCCGGTTTGATCGAAGGTATGCACCAATTTGATTTCGCCGGGCCCCTGCGCCACCACTTGGCCGTTGACGGTCCAAACATACTCGGCGTCCAGCGGTGCATCCAACTTGAGTTCGAGCGTCGTGCCTTTCTTGTACGACGCATCGAGATCGAGCCGCGGTGGCAATCGAATTTCCCCGGCGCTTGGCGCGTGGCCGTCCAAGGTCACGTATACCTCGACATGGACGGTTTGGCCACCGGCCACGATTTCGAGGGTGTAACTGCCATCCTCGACCGTGTTCGGATTCGTCGCGACGGTCACCACGCCGGGATCCGTCTTGGATTTCGACACCTCGAACATCCAGCCTTTTTTGACAAAGGCGGCCTTGGTGATATGCGCGGCCTTGGCGGGCGTTTCATCGAAAAAAATCGCCACCTGCGCCGTCCCGCGCGTCGAATTGAAACGGACTTCCGCCGGTATGGCCATGATTGTGCCGGCGGGCGCGGGCGGCACGGACGGTTTGGCGGGCTTTGCGGCCGCGGGCTTTGCGGCCGCGGGCTTGGCTTGGGCGGACTCGCCGGATTTCTCCGCCAACGCGACGTCATGGCCGAGACAAACGGCCCCTGCAACAGCCGCCAGAACAATACTGAATAGCCGGTTCCTCATATTCAACCTCCTTGGGCAAAACGGCCAGGCTGCATTGTAGTGCATCCGTCCGCTTATTTTCTTCTTTATTTTATGATTCCAGAACAACACATCAAGGTTCCCGCCGGCTCCGCCGGTGGGACAGCCTATCCCATGCATTAGCCCTTGTTTCTGTCATGCGGGCCCTCCATGGGCGATGCTTCAATACAATTCCATAACCCGTTCAACCAGGGAAATACCCTTTCTTTGGAGATTTCAGACCTGAAACAAGCCCCGAGAATTCGATACGCGCAAGTTGGTCTCGTTGTGGTATAATTGCCGTGAATATGAAAAAAGGCTGCCTCAAGTGAAACGAATTCAAGCCGGGCTATTGGCCGTCCTATTGGCCGTGCAACCCTTTGTCATGGGACTTGCCTGTGTTTGCGGCTTTTCCGCGTGCTGTTCCAATAAAGGCGGAACGGAAACGCCGGAACCGGTTGCGTGCTGCTGTTCGAACAACGTGAAAGCCTTGGAAGAAGCGTGTT
It includes:
- a CDS encoding dynamin family protein, with translation MITTQHAENRVWAFRAIGELQTFLGDCDFEGDIGEEQALLDRKWRELRDNKYRVVFLGAFNVGKSALINAILGDEYLPTVLEECTTKITHVVKSDTMKTVLSLSVPATEDEFRALGGLIEACNMGASVERAESGDDLIIVYASSAAKDLLKSLRPLVTVSADEDFPLLKSLRNKFDEIHVHLPTDLLEEDIALVDSPGVHSIAETNEKIAHEIIPNSHLVVCMIESQNAGNEQNREFIEQIVKYRHRKIFFVINKSDQLNKDEIDPLGRRGPAKDLLRSLEGIVDNPEIFFVSALYALVSAQLSNYHLQLSDIEYNNKIKIPWAIQRDLLQCEEPTKGVASYLMIQSNIAALKNRLIDYLYKENREGAILESVCRVLASRAWAYARPLQIKLEMVMDNPRLDELTRTRERLTERLEDLRAQSQNIQEWFQVMAAGGSREGLVYTGYERLVAELFDDKAIEEQVLKPLGQWLAIKENIATAKRASYAPLAAEIQRVVDAFVQRCLDRLLGEAQTVQRRVLDAMGALAEEVAPVPEGLVRVSRGPIGALQAGMAASYFGFLVSGAVLGAVVGAVAWSVLIARPDVQIALNNLLRDFFYLDARLGAGAGAVLGGVLGLLLRGATSTGVRREKLARCVREKVMQLLTQGGKSEVGTVFNAARDQLREGMSQCRAAFAENIRKAFDDALAGLSMEIETVRAEEEEIRRKQEEVVARLEPKRAALAELAEKAHAIAEANASNESAAGVGA
- a CDS encoding acyltransferase, whose protein sequence is MQTAPAPETRSGREDYLDHLRVFLTALVVCHHQAIAFGAPGGWYYVAAAPGDIVSLVVMTLFVAVNQAYFMSLLFFVSAYFTRMSLLKKGVPAFVKGRAIRLLVPLAVFFFLLNPSVIHLARFFRGEAEAGYAAFMLKEGWRHFGFGPMWFVFALILFTAGYLACAGCRKSDPARRPLPGNFSVFVFVLSIGVITFLVRLMVPLGTEVIGLQLGYFPLYICMFAFGIVAHGSGWLDHLGARQANAWFALALAAMVLLPVIVVLGGALKDNGDAFRGGLSWQAFAYAAWEPFICVGVSMKLVCFFRERLGRANTLAGRLSKSSYAVYIIHPFFVVTATFLAKDLPLPPLAVVLFVCPLVLVATFACANLLRQAPVLNKIL
- a CDS encoding YgiQ family radical SAM protein, whose protein sequence is MGLEQPDMPPLSRAECARLGWKEIDILIVTGDALVDHPAFGAALLARWLIAHGYRTGIVAQPRWTDTGDIAALGRPRLFAGVTAGALDSMLAHYTAFRKKRRDDAYTPGGRSGARPNRATIVYAGLVRQAFPGLPVVVGGIEASLRRATHYDFWSDSFRRSILLDSKADWLVCGMAERALLDLARAMEAGGPVAPSTLRGVAWAESKPCPPPGDFADAETLPSHEDIAADPRRLMAATLAFERQTHNGGPWLAQSSGGRRVWFAPPAAPLAPAELDALYALPFSRRAHPRYAEPVPALETVQFSITAHRGCAGGCTFCSLALHQGRRIQSRGAESIAAEAGRMTRHPDWRGSVTDVGGPSANMWGARCLREGHPCRRASCLTPAICPHFACDQHAAAHLLDTLARIPGVRHVRVASGIRHDLALRDPDYLQALTARHTGGQLKLAPEHCRENVLRLMRKPPFDRFERFMEIFQNLSRESGKEQYIVPYLMSAFPGCTDEDMRALARWLESKGWKPRQVQCFIPTPGTVATAMYCAGIAPDGRPIPVARTDAERLRQHRILVCRRGA